In Passer domesticus isolate bPasDom1 chromosome 9, bPasDom1.hap1, whole genome shotgun sequence, a genomic segment contains:
- the IPPK gene encoding inositol-pentakisphosphate 2-kinase isoform X2, with protein sequence MKRCVVLRFLKSPPNQNKTPEEILHHLQNIVDFGKHVMKQFFGENYVHHGEIIQLPLDFVRQLCLKIQPERPECRCDKDMDTLSGYAMCLPNLTRLQPFRFAEHRPILCIEIKPKCGFIPFSSHVSQEIKHKVCRYCMHQHLKVANGKWKRPSKYCPLDLFSGNKQRMHFALKSLLQEAQNNLKIFKNGELIYGCKDDQDCVSDWNDLARHLKPFFFPSNGLVSGPHCTRTIVKELIHVITMALLSSTDSCRAGHMKTVPISQGRSYCEASAFNKELVRNGKHKLESSGLPRGCLLYKTLQAQMLDMLDIEGLYPLYSRVEQYLEEFPEERSTLQIDGPYNEVFYEKLLDLSLEDDGTVAFALTKVQQYRIAMTAKDCSIMIALSPCLQDECSEQRPVVLTSKSRFTFSVSVLDLDLKPYESIPHQYKLDGEIVNYYLKNVQAKEDPVMSNLFKENEDCTLVLHKV encoded by the exons ATGAAG CGCTGTGTGGTGCTACGGTTTCTGAAGTCCCCCCCCAACCAGAATAAG ACTCCAGAGGAAATACTACACCATCTGCAAAACATCGTAGACTTTGGAAAACATGTGATGAAGCAGTTCTTTGGGGAGAACTACGTTCACCATGGG GAAATTATTCAACTGCCTTTAGACTTTGTAAGACAGCTCTGTTTGAAAATCCAGCCAGAGAGGCCAG AGTGTCGCTGTGACAAGGACATGGACACGCTGAGCGGTTACGCGATGTGCCTTCCCAACCTGACGCGGCTGCAGCCCTTCCGCTTCGCCGAGCACCGGCCCATCCTCTGCATCGAGATCAAG ccAAAGTGTGGCTTCATTCCTTTTTCCAGCCATGTTTCACAGGAGATAAAGCACAAGGTGTGTCGTTACTGTATGCATCAGCATCTAAAG GTAGCCAATGGAAAATGGAAGCGACCAAGTAAATATTGCCCATTGGATCTCTTCTCAGG aaatAAACAAAGAATGCACTTTGCTTTGAAGAGCTTATTACAGGAGGCACAGAACaacttgaaaatatttaag AACGGGGAACTAATTTATGGCTGCAAGGATGACCAGGACTGTGTCTCTGACTGGAATGACCTTGCTCGTCACttgaagcctttctttttcccctccaacgGGCTGGTGAGCGGCCCCCACTGCACAAGGACAATTGTTAAGGAGCTGATCCACGTGATCACCATGGCGCTGCTGAGCAGCACCGACTCCTGCAGGGCAGGCCACATGAAGACAGTTCCCATTTCACAAGGGAGAAGCTACTGTGAAGCAAGTGCTTTTAACAAGGAGCTCGTGAGAAATG GTAAACATAAGTTGGAAAGCTCTGGTTTACCGAGGGGTTGTCTCCTTTATAAAACCCTTCAGGCTCAGATGCTTGACATGCTGGATATTGAAGGACTCTATCCTCTGTACAGTAGAGTTGAACAGTACTTGGAGGAATTTCCTGAAGAGAG AAGTACATTACAGATAGATGGACCTTACAATGAAGTGTTTTATGAGAAGCTGCTGGACCTTTCCCTGGAAGATGATGGGACAGTGGCGTTTGCATTAACAAAG GTGCAGCAGTACAGAATAGCAATGACTGCTAAGGACTGTTCCATCATGATTGCCCTTTCCCCCTGCCTGCAAGATGAATG ctctGAGCAAAGACCTGTGGTACTGACATCCAAGTCCAGATTCACcttctctgtttctgtgctgGACCTGGACCTGAAGCCCTATGAAAGCATCCCCCACCAGTACAAACTCGATGGTGAAATAGTCAACTATTACCTGAAAAATGTACAGGCCAAAGAGGACCCAGTTATGTCCAACCTCTTCAAGGAGAATGAAGACTGCACATTAGTTCTCCATAAAGTGTAA
- the IPPK gene encoding inositol-pentakisphosphate 2-kinase isoform X3, giving the protein MKQFFGENYVHHGEIIQLPLDFVRQLCLKIQPERPECRCDKDMDTLSGYAMCLPNLTRLQPFRFAEHRPILCIEIKPKCGFIPFSSHVSQEIKHKVCRYCMHQHLKVANGKWKRPSKYCPLDLFSGNKQRMHFALKSLLQEAQNNLKIFKNGELIYGCKDDQDCVSDWNDLARHLKPFFFPSNGLVSGPHCTRTIVKELIHVITMALLSSTDSCRAGHMKTVPISQGRSYCEASAFNKELVRNGKHKLESSGLPRGCLLYKTLQAQMLDMLDIEGLYPLYSRVEQYLEEFPEERSTLQIDGPYNEVFYEKLLDLSLEDDGTVAFALTKVQQYRIAMTAKDCSIMIALSPCLQDECSEQRPVVLTSKSRFTFSVSVLDLDLKPYESIPHQYKLDGEIVNYYLKNVQAKEDPVMSNLFKENEDCTLVLHKV; this is encoded by the exons ATGAAGCAGTTCTTTGGGGAGAACTACGTTCACCATGGG GAAATTATTCAACTGCCTTTAGACTTTGTAAGACAGCTCTGTTTGAAAATCCAGCCAGAGAGGCCAG AGTGTCGCTGTGACAAGGACATGGACACGCTGAGCGGTTACGCGATGTGCCTTCCCAACCTGACGCGGCTGCAGCCCTTCCGCTTCGCCGAGCACCGGCCCATCCTCTGCATCGAGATCAAG ccAAAGTGTGGCTTCATTCCTTTTTCCAGCCATGTTTCACAGGAGATAAAGCACAAGGTGTGTCGTTACTGTATGCATCAGCATCTAAAG GTAGCCAATGGAAAATGGAAGCGACCAAGTAAATATTGCCCATTGGATCTCTTCTCAGG aaatAAACAAAGAATGCACTTTGCTTTGAAGAGCTTATTACAGGAGGCACAGAACaacttgaaaatatttaag AACGGGGAACTAATTTATGGCTGCAAGGATGACCAGGACTGTGTCTCTGACTGGAATGACCTTGCTCGTCACttgaagcctttctttttcccctccaacgGGCTGGTGAGCGGCCCCCACTGCACAAGGACAATTGTTAAGGAGCTGATCCACGTGATCACCATGGCGCTGCTGAGCAGCACCGACTCCTGCAGGGCAGGCCACATGAAGACAGTTCCCATTTCACAAGGGAGAAGCTACTGTGAAGCAAGTGCTTTTAACAAGGAGCTCGTGAGAAATG GTAAACATAAGTTGGAAAGCTCTGGTTTACCGAGGGGTTGTCTCCTTTATAAAACCCTTCAGGCTCAGATGCTTGACATGCTGGATATTGAAGGACTCTATCCTCTGTACAGTAGAGTTGAACAGTACTTGGAGGAATTTCCTGAAGAGAG AAGTACATTACAGATAGATGGACCTTACAATGAAGTGTTTTATGAGAAGCTGCTGGACCTTTCCCTGGAAGATGATGGGACAGTGGCGTTTGCATTAACAAAG GTGCAGCAGTACAGAATAGCAATGACTGCTAAGGACTGTTCCATCATGATTGCCCTTTCCCCCTGCCTGCAAGATGAATG ctctGAGCAAAGACCTGTGGTACTGACATCCAAGTCCAGATTCACcttctctgtttctgtgctgGACCTGGACCTGAAGCCCTATGAAAGCATCCCCCACCAGTACAAACTCGATGGTGAAATAGTCAACTATTACCTGAAAAATGTACAGGCCAAAGAGGACCCAGTTATGTCCAACCTCTTCAAGGAGAATGAAGACTGCACATTAGTTCTCCATAAAGTGTAA
- the IPPK gene encoding inositol-pentakisphosphate 2-kinase isoform X1 — translation MEVEKMDENEWKYHGEGNQSLVVSHCQRCVVLRFLKSPPNQNKTPEEILHHLQNIVDFGKHVMKQFFGENYVHHGEIIQLPLDFVRQLCLKIQPERPECRCDKDMDTLSGYAMCLPNLTRLQPFRFAEHRPILCIEIKPKCGFIPFSSHVSQEIKHKVCRYCMHQHLKVANGKWKRPSKYCPLDLFSGNKQRMHFALKSLLQEAQNNLKIFKNGELIYGCKDDQDCVSDWNDLARHLKPFFFPSNGLVSGPHCTRTIVKELIHVITMALLSSTDSCRAGHMKTVPISQGRSYCEASAFNKELVRNGKHKLESSGLPRGCLLYKTLQAQMLDMLDIEGLYPLYSRVEQYLEEFPEERSTLQIDGPYNEVFYEKLLDLSLEDDGTVAFALTKVQQYRIAMTAKDCSIMIALSPCLQDECSEQRPVVLTSKSRFTFSVSVLDLDLKPYESIPHQYKLDGEIVNYYLKNVQAKEDPVMSNLFKENEDCTLVLHKV, via the exons ATGGAAGTGGAGAAGATGGATGAGAATGAATGGAAGTACCACGGGGAAGGCAACCAGAGCCTCGTCGTCTCGCACTGCCAG CGCTGTGTGGTGCTACGGTTTCTGAAGTCCCCCCCCAACCAGAATAAG ACTCCAGAGGAAATACTACACCATCTGCAAAACATCGTAGACTTTGGAAAACATGTGATGAAGCAGTTCTTTGGGGAGAACTACGTTCACCATGGG GAAATTATTCAACTGCCTTTAGACTTTGTAAGACAGCTCTGTTTGAAAATCCAGCCAGAGAGGCCAG AGTGTCGCTGTGACAAGGACATGGACACGCTGAGCGGTTACGCGATGTGCCTTCCCAACCTGACGCGGCTGCAGCCCTTCCGCTTCGCCGAGCACCGGCCCATCCTCTGCATCGAGATCAAG ccAAAGTGTGGCTTCATTCCTTTTTCCAGCCATGTTTCACAGGAGATAAAGCACAAGGTGTGTCGTTACTGTATGCATCAGCATCTAAAG GTAGCCAATGGAAAATGGAAGCGACCAAGTAAATATTGCCCATTGGATCTCTTCTCAGG aaatAAACAAAGAATGCACTTTGCTTTGAAGAGCTTATTACAGGAGGCACAGAACaacttgaaaatatttaag AACGGGGAACTAATTTATGGCTGCAAGGATGACCAGGACTGTGTCTCTGACTGGAATGACCTTGCTCGTCACttgaagcctttctttttcccctccaacgGGCTGGTGAGCGGCCCCCACTGCACAAGGACAATTGTTAAGGAGCTGATCCACGTGATCACCATGGCGCTGCTGAGCAGCACCGACTCCTGCAGGGCAGGCCACATGAAGACAGTTCCCATTTCACAAGGGAGAAGCTACTGTGAAGCAAGTGCTTTTAACAAGGAGCTCGTGAGAAATG GTAAACATAAGTTGGAAAGCTCTGGTTTACCGAGGGGTTGTCTCCTTTATAAAACCCTTCAGGCTCAGATGCTTGACATGCTGGATATTGAAGGACTCTATCCTCTGTACAGTAGAGTTGAACAGTACTTGGAGGAATTTCCTGAAGAGAG AAGTACATTACAGATAGATGGACCTTACAATGAAGTGTTTTATGAGAAGCTGCTGGACCTTTCCCTGGAAGATGATGGGACAGTGGCGTTTGCATTAACAAAG GTGCAGCAGTACAGAATAGCAATGACTGCTAAGGACTGTTCCATCATGATTGCCCTTTCCCCCTGCCTGCAAGATGAATG ctctGAGCAAAGACCTGTGGTACTGACATCCAAGTCCAGATTCACcttctctgtttctgtgctgGACCTGGACCTGAAGCCCTATGAAAGCATCCCCCACCAGTACAAACTCGATGGTGAAATAGTCAACTATTACCTGAAAAATGTACAGGCCAAAGAGGACCCAGTTATGTCCAACCTCTTCAAGGAGAATGAAGACTGCACATTAGTTCTCCATAAAGTGTAA